In the genome of Nonomuraea sp. NBC_00507, the window TCGGCACCAACCCGGGCAACCTCGCGATGTACGCCTACCGCCCCGACGGTCTGCAGAGCGGCCGCCCGCTGGTGGTGCTGCTGCACGGGTGCACCCAGAACGCCAGCGGCTATTTCACGAGCAGCGGCTGGCGGAAGTATGCCGACCAGTGGGGCTTCGCGCTCGTGCTGCCCCAGACGAGCAGCGCCAACAACTCCTCGAGCTGCTTCAACTGGTTCGAGACCGGTGACACCACTCGGGGGGCGGGCGAGGCGGCCTCGATCCGCGCCATGGTCGCGTACGCCGTCGCGAACTACGGTACCGACCCCGCCCGGATCTACGTCAGCGGCCTGTCCGCGGGCGGGGCCATGTCGGCCGTCATGCTGGCCACCTATCCGGATGTGTTCGCCGCCGGCTCCATCGCGGCCGGGCTGGCCTATCGCTGCGCAAGCAGCCTGACCCAGGCGTCGAGCTGCCAGTACGGCCCCACCAGCAAGACGCCGCAGCAGTGGGGCGACCTGGTGCGCAACGCCTGTGCCGGCTGCGCGGGCCCGTACCCGCGCGTCGCGATCTGGCAAGGTCTGTCTGATTACACCGTCGTTCCGGCCAACGGCACCCAACTGCGTGACCAGTGGACGAACGTGCGCGGCGTCTCGCAGACCCCCACGTCCACACAGTCGCTCACCGGCGGCACTTCTCTCCAGGTGTACGGCGACGACGACGTGCGCCTGTACCAGATCACCGGAATGGGGCACGGCCTGCCGATCGACCCGGGAAGCGCTGCCGACCAGTGCGGCACCACTGCGGCGTACTTTCTGGACACCATCTGCTCTGCCTACCACGACGCGCGTTTCTTCCGCCTGGACGGCGGCCAGACCACCCCACCGACCTCCACCCCCACGCCCACGCCGACACCGACGACTTGTGTGTACGCGAGCAACTACGCCCACACCACCGCGGGCCGCGCCTATCAGTCCGGCGGCAACACCTACGCCAACGGCTCCAACGACGCCATGGGCCTATGGAACACTTTCGTCACCCACACGCTCAGGCAGACCGGCCCGAATTACTGGGTCCTCGCCGACGGCCAGTGCTGACCTCCGAGGTACCGGCTGCGCGTGTACGGGTCATGGTGCAGATCGCGGAACTCTCGCTCCGGACGATGGTGTGTCGGACCCGAGCGATAGCCTGTCGGCCATGCGAGTGGGCATCGTGATTCTGCCTGACCAGCGGTGGTCGGAAGCGTCGCGGCGGTGGCGCCAGGCGGAGGAATACGGGTTCGACCACGCCTGGACCTACGACCACATGGGCTGGCGGGACCTCGTCGACGGCCCTTGGTTCGACGCCGTGCCGGTCTTGACCGCCGCGGCGCTGGTGACCTCCCGCATCCGCCTCGGCACGATGGTCGCCTCACCCAACTTCCGCCATCCGGCGCACTTCGCCCGCGAGGTGACCGCGCTCGATGACATGGCCGGTGGACGGCTCACCCTTGGCCTGGGCGCCGGCGGCATGGGATATGACGCCACCGTGCTCGGGCTGCCCGCGATGTCCCCGCGCCAGCGGGTCGACCGCTTCGCCGAGTTCGTGACGCTCCTCGACGGGCTGCTGCGGGACGGCAGTGCCGACTTCAGCGGGGAGCACTACCGAGCCGTCGACGCCCGCAGCACTCCAGGGTGCGTGCAGCGGCCGCGGGCGCCGTTCGTCGTCGCGGCCAACGGGCCGCGTTCGATGCGCCTGGCCGCCCGATTCGGACAGGGCTGGGTGACCACCGGCGAGCGCTGCACCGATCTCGGCGCGTGGTGGCAGTCGGTCGCCGAGCTGGCCAAGCGGTTCGACGATGTGGAGGCCGCTGCCGGGCGGGGCCCGGGCGAGCTCGACCGCATGCTCTCGCTGGACGCCGCACCGGTGTTCTCCCTCTCCAGCGCCGGCTTCTTCGCCGACGCTGCCGGGCGGGCCCGCGAGCTGGGCTTCACCGACGTGATCACGCACTGGCCGCGGTCCGACAGCTGGTACGCCGGCAGCGAGGCCACCTTGGAGACAGTGGCGACGAACGTGTTGCCTGCCATCCAGCAGACAGCGCCCAGGCTCGGCCCGCCTACGTCGACGTCCCGCGTCGAGCCGCGCTGACTGTCGTCGGGGCCTCCGCCGACGATGCGGTCGTGTCGATCCCGAGACCGGCTAGGCCGAGCCGCCCACGAGGATTTCGGTCGGCAGGTAGATGCCCGGCTCCCCTGTGGGGCCTTCCTCGATCTCGAGCAGGCAGCGCTCCACCAACGCGGCCGCGGCCTGCTCGAACGGCAGCCGCACGGTCGTCAGCGGCGGATCCGTGAGCCACTGAAGAGGGCCACCGTCGAAGCCGGTCACGGCCACGTCGTGGCCGACCCGCAGCCCCGCCGAGCGTACGGCGCGGATCGCCGCGACGGCCAGCCAGTCGGCCGCGGTGACCACCGCGGTGGGGCGCCGACGCCCGCGCAGCAGCCGGCCCACGGCGGCCTCGACCTTCGCCTCCGGCTCCTGCACCAGCCACGAGCCGGGCACGGACAGGCCGTGATGCCGCATGCGGGCGCGGAAACCGTCCACCCGCTCGATGAACCAGTAGCCCGGCAGGCGGGGCCCCACGTAGGCGATGTCCTCGTGTCCTTTGCTCACCAGGTAGTCGACCATGGAAGCGACGCCCGCGGCGTTGTCCACGTCGACCCACGACTGCGGCAGGTCGGCCTCGGTGCGCCCGAACGAGGCGAAGGGCATCCCCACTCCCGCGAGATAGCGGGCCCGGGGATCGTCGATGCTGGAGTCGGTGATCACGAATCCGTCGACTCCATGGGCCGCGACGAGCTCGCCCAGCCTGTCGGTCACGTCGCCGGGCGAGGTGAAGACGAGGATCTGATATCCCCGCCGCTCGGCCTCACGCAGCAGAGGCGAGACGAAGGACACCGCGAAGACCTGGTTGGACTCCAGCAGCGCGCCGGAGACGTGGAACCCGAGCTGGCGGGTGCGCTGCAGGCGCAGGCTGCGTGCCTGCCGGTTGGGCTGGTAGCCGAGATCCTCCACCGCGGCCAGCACCCGCAGGCGGGTCTCCTCGGGGATGCCGCTGCCCGGCCGCTCGTTGATGACGAACGAGACCGTGGTCGGCGAGACGCCGGCAAGGCGGGCCACGTCCGCCATGGTCGGGCGCCGTCTGCGTCCCCGGGCCCCCTGCCTGGTGCTCATCGGCCGCTCCGTGCTGATCGCTCCCCCACTGCTCCCCGGTCGCTCCGTGCTGATCCCGCGTCCGCCATCCTGCGGGCCGTCGCCACCGCGACGCCCCGGCGGTGACGGTGTGGTCCGGCGGCTTCACGCGTGCGCATGCGCCCGGCCCCTCGGCCGGGCGTGATCAGCGTAGCGCAGGTGGTACGGCCGATGAGTACCTCCGGCCGCGTGACTCTTGCGTGCGTATCGGACATGTGGACCCCGTTCCGGCGGCAGACCCGGCACCGGCCGTGCCGTGCCGGGCTGCCCGCATCTCGCCCCGCTCACTTGAACAGGGCGTTGACCTGCTCGTTGGCCTTGCTCAGCGAGCTCGCCGGGGCGCTGCCGCCGATCACGGCGTCCATGGCCGGCTTCATGACGGATTCGATCTCGGCGGCGTGGTCGGTGATCGGGAAGAGGAAGGTCGTCTTGTCCTTGACGTTCACGGTGAACGCCTCGACGTCGACGCCCTTGTCCGCGAACGTCTTCTGGGCGACCTCGACCGCGGCGGGGATGGCGGGGAAGACGACCGCGTGCTGGGCGACGACGTTCTGGCAGGCAGGGGAGGCGAGATACTTCACCCACTGCCACGCGGCGTCCTTGTTCTTGGTCCCCGCGTAGATCGAGTCGGCGAGGCCGTTGAACATGCTCATCCGCGTGCCCGTCGGGCCGGCGGGCAACGGGGCGAGTCCCGGCTCGAACGTGCCGGACTTGGCGCCGAACACCGAACCGATCATCCAGCTGCCGTTGGTCGCCATGGCACCCTTACCCGCGGACAGCATGTCGTTCCAGGCCACGCCCTCGGTCGCCTTGAGCGGCGGCATGTAACCCTTGTCGATCAGGCTCTTCCACCAGGTGATGGTCTCCTGGAACTTGGGGTCGCCGTAGTTGTACTGGCTGCCCCACGGGTTCTTGTCGGTGAACTTCCAGCCGTTGCTGGCGGCGTACATGCTCCACTGGGTCTGGCCCACGCCGTTGCCGGAGCTCTCCAGCCACAGGCCGTAGGTCTCGACCTTGCTCTTGTCGAAGCCGGGCTCGTCGCCGCGCTTGCCGTTCTTGTCCACGGTCAGCTTGGCGATGATCTTCTCGTAGGTGCCGCCGTCGGCAGGGTTCCAGGCCATGTTCTTCAGCTGCTCGTCGGTGATCCCCGCCTTCTCGGTGAGCTTCTTGTTGTAGAAGACGGCGATGGTGTCCCAGTCCTTGGGCAGGCCGTACCGCTTGCCGTCGGCGCCGACCCACAGGTCGGCCAGGCCCTCCGCGTAGATGCCGGTGTCCACCTTGTCCTGCTTGACGAGGTCGTCGATCGGCAGGATGGTGCGCTTGGTGACGAACTCCGGGTATTTGGCCAGGTGGTCGGTGAAGACGTCCGGCGCGGACCCGGAGACGAAGCCCGTGGTGAGCTTGGTCCAGTAGTCGTCCCAGCCGAGCTGGGTGATCTTGACCGTGATGTTCGGGTTGGCCTTCTGGAAGTCGGTGGCGCACTGCTGGTATGCCGACTGCTGGTTGGCGTCCCAGAGCCAGTAGGAGATGGTCGCCTTTCCGCCGGCGGAGGCGGACCCTCCGCTGGTGCCGCCGCCGCACGCGGCGAGGGCCAGCGACAGCAGGGCGACGCCGGCGACCGCCGGCAGCTTTTTGATCATCAAGGTGTCCTTTCCAGTGGGGGGTTGACGCGAAGATCCGGCGGTCACTTCAGACCGGAGAACTGGATGGAGTTGACGATGCGCTTGCCGAACGCCGCGAACAGCACCAGCACCGGAAGCGCCGCGACGAGAGTGGCGGCCATCAGCCCGGCCCAGTCGGGGCTGCCCTGCGGCGTCTGGGACTTGAACACGCCGAGCGCCACGGTCAGCACGCGGACGTCGTCGTTCGTGGGATCGGTGACCAGCAGCGGCCAGAAGTACTCGTTCCAGGAATTGATGTACGTGAGGATGGCCAGCGTGGCGATCGGCGCCGCGCTCATGGGCAGGATGAGCCGGAAGAAGATGCGGGGATAGCCGGCGCCGTCGAGCATCGCGGCCTCCTCCACCTCGCGGCTCACGTTCAGGAAGAACTGCCGCAGGAAGAAGACGGCGAACGGGGTCATGAACAGGTACGGCAGCACGATCCCGGCGAAGGTGTTGAGCAGCCCCATGTTCTTCATCAGCTCGAAGTTGGGCAGGTGGATGAAGATCGGCGGGACCATCAGCGCGGTCAGGAACAGGAAGAACACCTTGTCCCGGCCGGGCCAGCGCAGCCGCGCGAACGCGTAGGCAGCCATGGCGCTGAAGAACACCTGGCCGATCGTGATGACCGTCGCGACGATCACGGAGTTGCGCAGGTAGAGCCAGAAGCTGATGGAGGCTCCGGAGCCGCCCTGCGCCTGGGCCTCCTGGATGGTGGCCAGCCCGAACACCCGCTCGTACCCGCCGAGGGTCGGGGCCACCGGCAGCCAGGACGAGGGGTCGGAGAACAACATCCGGTTGTTGGACAGCGAGGTGCGCAGCATCCAGTAGAACGGGAACAGCGTGAGCAGGACGAAGATCCAGAGCACCACCCAGGCGGCGATCCGGCCGATGCGGGTGCGACGTCCTTGGCGCGCGGCCGGCCTGGCCACCGCGGTCTTCGCCGAGGGCATGCTTATCGCGGTCATGACAGCGCTCCTCTAGGACAGGTCCGACTCGCCCGCACGCAGCAAGCGCATCTGAAGCAGCGAGACACCGGCGAGGATGGCGATGAGGGCGACGCCCATCGCGGAGGCATAGCCGAAGTCGAACTGGCTGAAGGCCTTCTCGAAGATGTAGTAGTAGATGACCTTGGAGGCGTCCGCCGGGCCGCCCTGGGTGGTGACGGCCACGGTGTCGAAGATCTGGAACGACCCGATGACCGTGATGACCAGCACCATCGCCAGCACCGGCCGCAGCAGCGGCAGCGTGATCCGCCAGAACGAGCGCCACTCCGTGGATCCGTCCACGGACGCCGCCTCGTAGAGCGACCTCGGGATCGCCTGTAGACCGGCGAAGATCAGCAGCGCCGTGTAGCCCATGTGCTTCCAGACGTTCACCAGCGCGATCGTCGGGATCACCAGGTGCTCTTCCCCGAAGAACCCCAGGGGCTCGAGCCCGATCCAGCCGATGACCTGGTTGACCACACCGAGGGTGTAGTCCGCCATCCAGTACCACACGAGGGCGACGACCACGCTCGCGACGAGGTACGGCAGCAGCAGCACGCCGCGCAGGAAGCTCGACTTGGTCAGCCGGTGCATCATGACCGCCAGGACGATCGCGACGATCGTCTGCACCGAAATGTTGATGACGACGTATTCCAGGGTCACCGCGAGGGAGCGCCAGAAGGAGCCGTCACCGATGAGCTTGACGTAGTTCGCCGCCCCGGCCCATTCGGGCGGAGCCAGCAGGCTGTAGTCGGTGAAGCTCAGGTACACGCCGCGGATCGTGGGCCAGAGGTAGAAGACCGCGAACCCGAGCAGCGCCGGGAGGATGAAGAAGAGCGCCGCCCGATGGTCCCTCCTCTCCTGCGATCGGGCCTGCGGCTCGTGGCGCCCCGCGGGCGCCCCGGGTCTTGGTGTGGGAACGGAGACCGTGTTCGCCATCGATCACTCCCTAGTCAGCCGGAGCAGCAGTAGGTGTTCTGGATAGAGATCGGGGGCCTGGATCCCGGCCTGTTCCAGGACCGAGCCGGGAAGCCGGAGCTCGCCGCGGGCCAGCCACGACGGGAGTACGTGGTTGATGCCGGCGGCCACGTCACCCGGCGCCAGCGGTTCGACCCGGTACGTCGCCTGTGGGTCGAGCCCGGGCAGCCGCACCCGGCCGGGCGGCGCGACGACCGAGGTCGCGACCGCGACCAGCGCGAAGATCGCCTCGGAGCGGTCCTGCGCGACCACGCCGTGCACCCACAGCGCGGAGTCGGGGTGATCGGCGCGGACGATCCGCCCCGTGTGCAGCAGGCCACGCACGTCCTTGTAGAGCGCGATCCAGCGGGTCAGCTCGGCTCGCTCGGCCACCGAGGCCGAGGTGAGGTCCCATTCGATGCCGAAGTGGCCGAACAGCGCGGTTCCCGCGCGGAAGGCGAGGTCGTGGCGCCGGCCGGTGGTGTGCGCGTGCCCGGCTCCCACGTGCGAGCCGATGAGCTCGGGCGGGAGCAGGAGCTGGGTCCAGCGCTGGATCGACTGGCGTTCCAGGGCGTCGATGCAGTCGCTGCCCCACACCCGGTCCGTCCGCTGGAGGATGCCGAGGTCCACCCGCGCTCCCCCCGAGGAGCAGGACTCGATCTCCAGGCCGGGGTGGCGGCGGCGCAGCTCGTCCAGCAGCCGGTAGACCGCCAGCGTCTGCCGGTGGACGGCCGCCTCTCCGCGCGGGCTGTGGCCCGCGTCGATCAGGTCGCGGTTGTGGTCCCACTTCAGGTAGTCGATGGCGTACTCGGCGACGAGCCGGTCCAGGCGGTCCAGCACGTACGCGTACGCCTCGGGGTGCACGAGGTCGAGCACCTGCTGGTGACGCACCTCAGGCGGCGTCCGCCCGCCCGTCGACATGATCCACTCCGGGTGGGCCCGGGCCAGGTCGGAGTCGGGATTGATCATCTCCGGCTCGACCCACAGACCGAACCGCATCCCGAGCGCCCGCACGTGCTCGACCAGGGGGTGCAGGCCCTGCGGCCAGACGTCCTCGTCCACGTACCAGTCGCCGAGGCCGGCGTAGTCGTCGCGGCGGTGGCGGAACCAGCCGTCGTCCAGGACGAACCGCTCCGCTCCCACCTCGGCCGCCCGGTCGGCGAGCGCGCGCAGCTTGGGCAGGTCGTGGTCGAAGTAGACGGCCTCCCAGGTGTTCATGACCACGGGACGCGGGTCCGCCGGGTGGCCCGCCCGGGCGCGCAGGTGCTGGTGGAAGCGGTCCGACACGTCGTCCAGCCCGTGGCCGTAGGCCGCGTACAGCCGCGGGGTGGTGTACTCCTCCCCCGGTTCCAGCCGTACCTCGCCCGGCAGGAGCAGCTCGCCGCCGCCGATGACGGCCCGCCCGTCCGGCAGGCGCTCGGCGTAGGTGACGTGGTTGCCACTCCAGCCCACGTGCACGGCCCACACCTCGCCGGAGCGGAATCCGAAGCCGGGGACACCGGCTGCCAGGAGCAGCGACGCGTCCGCCCCTGTGCGGCCGCGGCGGCTCTCCCTGACCCGGGAGCCCACGGTGAACGGCTGGCGCTGCGGTGACCGCTCGCGCAGGTGCCGCCCGGTCAGGTCCAGCAGCGCGGCGGCCTCGGCGGGCACCGGCAGGTTGAGCACGAGGCCGTCCAGCACGTACGGCTCGGCCGGATGCCGGTTGCGCACCGCGGCCCGCAGGGTGATCAGGCCGGTCGCGTCGAGCGCGATCCACACCGTCAGCTCCAGGCCCGCGGCCTCGTCCACGGCTTCGACGCGGACCTCCGTGCCGGCGGCGTGCGCGGAGGTCACCGTGAACAGCGGCGACCAGGCCGTGCCCCCGCGATGCCCGCGTAGTCCCGGCAGCCCCGGCCAGCCGGTCGCGTGCTCGGCGAGCACCGAGAGTTCCGCGGGCGTGTCGAGACCGCTGGAGACGACGGCGGGAATGGCGGCGAGGGCCAGCTCGCGCAGCTGCGCCGGAGTGATGTCTCCGAGGTCGCCGCCCCAGTGCAGCACGCTCGGCAGGCGCGGCCCGCCGACATCCAGGACCAGGCTGACGCCGCCCGCCCGCAGGTGGATCGGCTCCGGCCGGCTCGCCGCCACGCCGTACGGCGCCGTCGGCTCCTCGGCTCGCGTGCTGGTCTCCTGGGGCACTGCGGCACCTCCTGATGAGGAACTAAGCTTTAGTAAATCGATTTAGGCAGCACGATTAACCATGGCGATCAAGAGGAGAAAGCCACGGTCGGCGCGGGACCATTTCGATTTACTAATTGCTTTTAGTTGTTAAGCTGGCCTCAAAAGTGCCCCCACCTGAACCGCATGTCAATCCTTCGTTACGAGTCCGTTACGCGGATCCCACACCCGGCTCCGCGAGCCTGTGACACTCCACCCCCCATCCGCCTTGGAGCGCCATGAGCGAGGTACGCGTGCCCGATGAGGTGTTCGTCCTGCACGACGACGACGACGGCCGGCCGGCCCCGGCCCGGCGCGGTCACACCGGCTTCGCCACCCCGGACGTGGCGGTCGACCTGAACCCGGCGGGCGAAGGCCTCGAGATCCACCTGAGCTCCCCCCGCCGCGGCCTGTCCCGGGTGGCCCTGCGGTGGCATGATCCGCTACCGGAGCCGGCCCTGATCCTGGGCGACGCCTGGGAACGCTCCTACGGCGACCTGCAGTGGCGGCACCGCCAGCCGGACCGCGTCATGCCTTGGTATTGGCTGGCCCACGACCCCGCCACCGGCCGCACCGAGGGCATGGGCGTGCGGGTCCGGCCCGCCGCCTTCTGCTCGTGGAACCTCGACGAGGACGGCGTCACGCTCTGGCTGGACGTACGCAATGGCGCCGCGCCGGTCGAACCTGGCGGGCGGCGGCTGCACGCGGCCACCGTGGTCCGGCTCGGCCCGCGCGCGGACGTGTCACCGTTCGCCGCGCTGACCGAGTTGTGCCGGGCCATGTGCGACGACCCGCTGCTGCCGCCCGAGCCGGTCGTCGGCGCCAACAACTGGTACTACGCCTATGGCCGCGACTTCGGCCCGGGCGAGGTCCTGCGGGATGCGGAGACCATCGCCGACCTCGCCGGCGGCCACCCGGTCCGGCCCTTCTGCGTGGTGGACGCCGGGTGGAGCCCCGGCGGCGGGTGCCCCGGCGGGCCGTGGACGGCCGGACTCCCCGGCCTCTTCGACGACATGCCCGGCCTCGCCGCCGGCATCGCCGCCGCAGGAGCCCGGCCCGGCATCTGGCTCCGGCCGGCGGCGCTGTCCGTCGTGGACGACCCGAGCCGACTGCGGGCCGGCCCGCGACCGGTGCCCGAGCAGCCGCTGGACCTGAGCATCCCGGACAACCTGCACGCCATCGGCGCCGACGTCCGCCGCCTGACCGGCTGGGGCTTCGAGCTGATCAAGCATGACTTCTCCACGTACGACCACTTCGCCCGGTGGGGTTTTCACATGGGCCGGCGGCTCACCGAACCCGGCTGGGCGCTGGCCGACCGCACCGTCACCAACGCCGAGGTGCTCCTGAGCCTGTACCGGACCATCAGGCAGGCGGCCGGTGACGCGCTGGTGCTCGGCTGCAACACGGTCGGCCACCTGGCCGCCGGCCTGGTCCACCTGCAGCGGACCGGCGACGACACCTCCGGCAGGTTCTGGGAGCGGACCCGCCGGATGGGGGTCAACACTCTGGCCTTCCGGCTGGCCCAGCACCACACCTTCTTCGCCGTGGACGCCGACTGCGTGCCCTGCACCCCGGCCACCCCGTGGGAACGCAACCGGGAGTTCCTGGACCTGGTGGCCCGGTCGGGCACCGCGCTGTTCGTCTCGGTGGACCCGCGGGCCCGCACCGCCGGCGTGGACGCCGACCTGCGCGCCGCCGTGCGGATCGCGCTGGACGGCGGCGTGCCGGGCGGCGTGGAGCCCTTGGACTGGCTGCACACCAGCAGCCCGCGCGACTGGCGGACCGGTGACGGCCACCGCCGCTACCGGTGGCTGGAGCCGTACGGCGCCGGGCCGCTGATGGACGGCACCGAGCTGCTCGGGTTGTGACACCTCGCCCGCACCTTGCTCATCGGGACGACGTCATGACGCCGGCGATGGCGGCATGAACGAAAGCCTTCTCATCGCTGGTCAGATCCATGGGGCGGTGGGTGAAGGCTACGTCCAGCAGGGCACCGCGCAACGTCGAGGTGGTCCAGATGCCGGCGGTCTGGTCATCGAGGTCGAGGTGGACACCGGCGACGACTTTTTCGCACCATTCTTCGCCGGCCTGCGGAGCTTGAGGGGAGGGTGGGGTGACCTCGGCGGCGTGGCCGACTGCCACCTTGATCTGCTGAAGGCCGTCATAGGCCCACTCCACACGCCAGCCGGGCCAGGTCCGGGCGAGTGTTGGCCAGGGCCGCGAGCCGGTAGCTTTGGTCGCCATCGCAGTGGCAGAACAGCAGCAGTCGCCGTTCGTCATGGTCGATCAGGCAGGCGCCGTCGCATTCGCCCTCCCACATCCATGAGCTCTTCTCGCGCTGGCGGCGGGCGAACCGGGTTGCTGGTTCAGGGCCGGGCAGGAGATCCCGGACTTGCGGCAACAGGGCCGCGTCCGCGTGCCTCTGTTGGACTTTGGCGTATGGATCAGCGCCGGTACTTCCTCCGGGCTGCGTGGCGAGCTCGCCCCCGCTCATGCGCGCACAGGATTGGGCTGCCTTCGGAGCGCCTCCCACCGACAAGTTCACGCCGATCGTGTGGTGGAGTTCGCCGGGTATCCCGAGCGGTGTTCGTGGACAGGGTGACCACGAACACCGCCCAGGCCGCCGGCGCGGCCAGTGCGCATCTGAGCTGCAGAAACGCCTAGGCCGGGAGGTTCCACTTCTGCGGGTCGAGTCCGTTGCAGTCGTAGATCTG includes:
- a CDS encoding LacI family DNA-binding transcriptional regulator, which encodes MSTRQGARGRRRRPTMADVARLAGVSPTTVSFVINERPGSGIPEETRLRVLAAVEDLGYQPNRQARSLRLQRTRQLGFHVSGALLESNQVFAVSFVSPLLREAERRGYQILVFTSPGDVTDRLGELVAAHGVDGFVITDSSIDDPRARYLAGVGMPFASFGRTEADLPQSWVDVDNAAGVASMVDYLVSKGHEDIAYVGPRLPGYWFIERVDGFRARMRHHGLSVPGSWLVQEPEAKVEAAVGRLLRGRRRPTAVVTAADWLAVAAIRAVRSAGLRVGHDVAVTGFDGGPLQWLTDPPLTTVRLPFEQAAAALVERCLLEIEEGPTGEPGIYLPTEILVGGSA
- a CDS encoding alpha-galactosidase; translation: MAASRPEPIHLRAGGVSLVLDVGGPRLPSVLHWGGDLGDITPAQLRELALAAIPAVVSSGLDTPAELSVLAEHATGWPGLPGLRGHRGGTAWSPLFTVTSAHAAGTEVRVEAVDEAAGLELTVWIALDATGLITLRAAVRNRHPAEPYVLDGLVLNLPVPAEAAALLDLTGRHLRERSPQRQPFTVGSRVRESRRGRTGADASLLLAAGVPGFGFRSGEVWAVHVGWSGNHVTYAERLPDGRAVIGGGELLLPGEVRLEPGEEYTTPRLYAAYGHGLDDVSDRFHQHLRARAGHPADPRPVVMNTWEAVYFDHDLPKLRALADRAAEVGAERFVLDDGWFRHRRDDYAGLGDWYVDEDVWPQGLHPLVEHVRALGMRFGLWVEPEMINPDSDLARAHPEWIMSTGGRTPPEVRHQQVLDLVHPEAYAYVLDRLDRLVAEYAIDYLKWDHNRDLIDAGHSPRGEAAVHRQTLAVYRLLDELRRRHPGLEIESCSSGGARVDLGILQRTDRVWGSDCIDALERQSIQRWTQLLLPPELIGSHVGAGHAHTTGRRHDLAFRAGTALFGHFGIEWDLTSASVAERAELTRWIALYKDVRGLLHTGRIVRADHPDSALWVHGVVAQDRSEAIFALVAVATSVVAPPGRVRLPGLDPQATYRVEPLAPGDVAAGINHVLPSWLARGELRLPGSVLEQAGIQAPDLYPEHLLLLRLTRE
- a CDS encoding extracellular catalytic domain type 1 short-chain-length polyhydroxyalkanoate depolymerase; this encodes MSFLSPLRRPWAVTVLGVLLGLAGLFTTALTTPAARAASLVQVSSFGTNPGNLAMYAYRPDGLQSGRPLVVLLHGCTQNASGYFTSSGWRKYADQWGFALVLPQTSSANNSSSCFNWFETGDTTRGAGEAASIRAMVAYAVANYGTDPARIYVSGLSAGGAMSAVMLATYPDVFAAGSIAAGLAYRCASSLTQASSCQYGPTSKTPQQWGDLVRNACAGCAGPYPRVAIWQGLSDYTVVPANGTQLRDQWTNVRGVSQTPTSTQSLTGGTSLQVYGDDDVRLYQITGMGHGLPIDPGSAADQCGTTAAYFLDTICSAYHDARFFRLDGGQTTPPTSTPTPTPTPTTCVYASNYAHTTAGRAYQSGGNTYANGSNDAMGLWNTFVTHTLRQTGPNYWVLADGQC
- a CDS encoding carbohydrate ABC transporter permease, with protein sequence MTAISMPSAKTAVARPAARQGRRTRIGRIAAWVVLWIFVLLTLFPFYWMLRTSLSNNRMLFSDPSSWLPVAPTLGGYERVFGLATIQEAQAQGGSGASISFWLYLRNSVIVATVITIGQVFFSAMAAYAFARLRWPGRDKVFFLFLTALMVPPIFIHLPNFELMKNMGLLNTFAGIVLPYLFMTPFAVFFLRQFFLNVSREVEEAAMLDGAGYPRIFFRLILPMSAAPIATLAILTYINSWNEYFWPLLVTDPTNDDVRVLTVALGVFKSQTPQGSPDWAGLMAATLVAALPVLVLFAAFGKRIVNSIQFSGLK
- a CDS encoding carbohydrate ABC transporter permease; its protein translation is MANTVSVPTPRPGAPAGRHEPQARSQERRDHRAALFFILPALLGFAVFYLWPTIRGVYLSFTDYSLLAPPEWAGAANYVKLIGDGSFWRSLAVTLEYVVINISVQTIVAIVLAVMMHRLTKSSFLRGVLLLPYLVASVVVALVWYWMADYTLGVVNQVIGWIGLEPLGFFGEEHLVIPTIALVNVWKHMGYTALLIFAGLQAIPRSLYEAASVDGSTEWRSFWRITLPLLRPVLAMVLVITVIGSFQIFDTVAVTTQGGPADASKVIYYYIFEKAFSQFDFGYASAMGVALIAILAGVSLLQMRLLRAGESDLS
- a CDS encoding ABC transporter substrate-binding protein codes for the protein MIKKLPAVAGVALLSLALAACGGGTSGGSASAGGKATISYWLWDANQQSAYQQCATDFQKANPNITVKITQLGWDDYWTKLTTGFVSGSAPDVFTDHLAKYPEFVTKRTILPIDDLVKQDKVDTGIYAEGLADLWVGADGKRYGLPKDWDTIAVFYNKKLTEKAGITDEQLKNMAWNPADGGTYEKIIAKLTVDKNGKRGDEPGFDKSKVETYGLWLESSGNGVGQTQWSMYAASNGWKFTDKNPWGSQYNYGDPKFQETITWWKSLIDKGYMPPLKATEGVAWNDMLSAGKGAMATNGSWMIGSVFGAKSGTFEPGLAPLPAGPTGTRMSMFNGLADSIYAGTKNKDAAWQWVKYLASPACQNVVAQHAVVFPAIPAAVEVAQKTFADKGVDVEAFTVNVKDKTTFLFPITDHAAEIESVMKPAMDAVIGGSAPASSLSKANEQVNALFK
- a CDS encoding LLM class flavin-dependent oxidoreductase; protein product: MRVGIVILPDQRWSEASRRWRQAEEYGFDHAWTYDHMGWRDLVDGPWFDAVPVLTAAALVTSRIRLGTMVASPNFRHPAHFAREVTALDDMAGGRLTLGLGAGGMGYDATVLGLPAMSPRQRVDRFAEFVTLLDGLLRDGSADFSGEHYRAVDARSTPGCVQRPRAPFVVAANGPRSMRLAARFGQGWVTTGERCTDLGAWWQSVAELAKRFDDVEAAAGRGPGELDRMLSLDAAPVFSLSSAGFFADAAGRARELGFTDVITHWPRSDSWYAGSEATLETVATNVLPAIQQTAPRLGPPTSTSRVEPR